The Akkermansiaceae bacterium genome segment TCAGCACCGCAGGACCGTCAGATGGTTTCCCCCGGCGGGCCTCCCGCAACTTGTAGATGAACTCCCCGTCCGCCCCCAGTGAGACCACGGTGCCGATCCCATACCTTCCATAAACGCCCAGTTGCCGCAGCACATTCTCCTCCGTGACATTCGCGCTGTCCGGCTTCGTTCCCTTCAGCACGCCGAGATGCGAGTGCGCGGCGATGAGTGCGGGCATGATGGTCTTTCCCTCCACATCGATGACCTCCGCCTTTCCGGGAATGGCGACCCCCGCTCCAACCGCGATGATTTTCCCATCCCGGATCACCAGCACCCCATCCTCCACCGGCGGATTGTCCGTGCCATCGACGAGGCGGACGTTCCTGAATGCGATCGCTCCCTCCCCGGATGCTTGCTTGAACTGCATGGATATCACGACTCCGGCGATGACGAACGCGATGCAGATGAGGATGAAAGGATAGCGGTTCATGACAGACGGGACTTCGGGACGTCCTGTTCATCCTCGGCCACACCGCCGGAATATCCAGAAACGATTCACGCCAAGTTCTCGCCTTCCGGAATCATTCCGGTAGATTGCCGGGAATGAACCGGCGTCAATGGCTCCGCCTCACCGTCACTGGCACCCTCTCCGGCGTCACCGGCTGTGCCTCCATGGGAGGCGGCGCTGGCGGCGGCGGCACTTTCCAGATCTCCACCGCCACGAAACGCCGGCTATCCTCCGCAGGAGCGGCGGGCTACGGCGTATGGCAGGGTGGCAGGATGATCGAAAGCCTGAATCCAGGTGCGGAACTCGGCGCGCTCAGCCTCACGAAATCCATCGCCGCGCTGGCCGTGGCACGTGCCGTCTCCGATGGCTGGCTGTCGCTGGACGGGAGCCTCACCGACATCATCCCGGAGTGGCGGAACGACGCGGCGAAGTCCCGCGTCACCATCCGCATGCTGGTGAACCAGAGCGCGGGCTTCGCGCCATCCGCGGGGCCGCTCTACCGTGGAAAGATCCAGGACAAGGGGAAAGTCGCCGTTTCCCTGCCCTTGGTGGATGCCCCGGGCACCCGCTTCCGTTATGGTCCGGCCTGTTGGGAAATCCTGGCGGAGGTGCTGCATCGCAAGCTTTCAGCGGATGGGAGCACCCTGGAAAAGTTCATCGACCGGGTGACCGGACGCATCGGCCTGCGCAGCCGTGACTGGCGGAAGGACGGGAAGGGCCGCTACTACCTTTCCACCGGAGCGGAGTATGGTGTGCGGGAATTGGGGAAGCTGGGCCGCACGCTCGGACGTCTGGCCCGTGGCGAGAACGACGCCGGACTGGATGGCGGTATTTTCCGCGACCTGGCATCCCCGCGCGGAGCGAACCCGATGTTCGGCGCCGGGATCTGGTGGAACCGCAACGCCCCGAAGGCAGGTGCCGCCGCCATCGAGCCGGAGCGCATGCTGGACGGCGTGCATGATCCAGCCTTCTGGAACCGCGCCTGCCTCTCCGCCCGGGCCGCTGCCGGATGGCTGGCCGTCATAGGATCAGGCGGGAAAAGGGTCTATGTGCTGCCGGAAAAGGACATCGTCATCGCCCGGCTCGGACGCGCCTATGGCTGGAATGACGGTGCGTTGCTGGATGGCCTGGAGGTGTGAACGCTCACGCCAGGAATGGGTTTCCACGCTTCTCTTCACCAACCGTGGTGGGAGGACCATGTCCGGGCAGGATCACGGTATGATCCTCAAGGGAAGCAAGCGCCGCTTTGATCCGCAGGATGGCATCATGGTAGTGTTCCGGATCGCAGCCCCCGATGGAGCCGGCGAAGATGGCATCCCCCGCGACCAGAACCGGCTGTGAAAGCCCCTCGATGATGTAGCCCAGCGAAGGACTGAAGTGCCCGGAAAGATCCACCGCCCGGATGGTGACCTCATCCAGCGTGAGGTGGGCACCCGTATCCACATGGATGGCACCGTCGATGAGCGGCCCGTACTTCTGGACGGAAAAGGCATCCATTCCGGAAATGTGGTCCGGGTGGCCGTGGGTGAGGAACACCGCGGAAGGCTCCACTTTCATACGGGCGAGTTCCGCAGCGGCGGAGTCCGGATCATCCCCGGTGTCGAAAAGCAGATACCGCCCGCCTTTGGAAACCAACCAGGCATTCACATGATCGCCGTTGAACGGCAGGATCAGCCGCTGGATGTCCGGCAGATCCAGATGCTCCGGATGGTACTCCAGATGGCCTGCGTACGCCTCCGGGGAGAGTCCCAGCGCCTCCGCCAGCACGGCGGCGGTGTGTGGATCGAACCTGCCGCGGGAAAATGAAGCCACCTTCTGCGCGGGCAGCCCTGATTTCCCGGCAATCTCCTCCAGAGAGAGAGCCTGCCCCCGCAGAGCTTTCTTCAGAACGTAGGTGAAATCATCTTCAAGCATCCCAGTTACAATCGGACGGGATGGGAAAACCACAAGCGGCAATGATTCCGTGATATGGGAGTCCGGAATGGGGCATTCCTTCCTTTCTTTTTCCCGGAAGGATTATCCCGTTGCAATCCCTCCTCCAACCACCGAAAGGATTGGACTATATGGAAAC includes the following:
- a CDS encoding beta-lactamase family protein — its product is MNRRQWLRLTVTGTLSGVTGCASMGGGAGGGGTFQISTATKRRLSSAGAAGYGVWQGGRMIESLNPGAELGALSLTKSIAALAVARAVSDGWLSLDGSLTDIIPEWRNDAAKSRVTIRMLVNQSAGFAPSAGPLYRGKIQDKGKVAVSLPLVDAPGTRFRYGPACWEILAEVLHRKLSADGSTLEKFIDRVTGRIGLRSRDWRKDGKGRYYLSTGAEYGVRELGKLGRTLGRLARGENDAGLDGGIFRDLASPRGANPMFGAGIWWNRNAPKAGAAAIEPERMLDGVHDPAFWNRACLSARAAAGWLAVIGSGGKRVYVLPEKDIVIARLGRAYGWNDGALLDGLEV
- a CDS encoding MBL fold metallo-hydrolase gives rise to the protein MLEDDFTYVLKKALRGQALSLEEIAGKSGLPAQKVASFSRGRFDPHTAAVLAEALGLSPEAYAGHLEYHPEHLDLPDIQRLILPFNGDHVNAWLVSKGGRYLLFDTGDDPDSAAAELARMKVEPSAVFLTHGHPDHISGMDAFSVQKYGPLIDGAIHVDTGAHLTLDEVTIRAVDLSGHFSPSLGYIIEGLSQPVLVAGDAIFAGSIGGCDPEHYHDAILRIKAALASLEDHTVILPGHGPPTTVGEEKRGNPFLA